A single Opisthocomus hoazin isolate bOpiHoa1 chromosome 1, bOpiHoa1.hap1, whole genome shotgun sequence DNA region contains:
- the LOC104337345 gene encoding uncharacterized protein LOC104337345 gives MDQGDEQDHEALEETHVGGEVGPIPDHLASTDLQDMLAAGSRGGEEQLGDSCGSPHGSSEAQQGDCEEEEEAELPCSVISLVTRQERRVPAASRRAPRAEQPTICSECGKGFSRSIHLIQHQRMHTGERPFLCGECGKGFSQSSHLIQHRRVHTGQKPYTCAECGKSFSQSSNLLKHQRIHTGLKPYVCSECGKIFSDSSTCIKHQRMHTGERPYKCPACGKSFSQHSHLLQHQRAHDGIRPYACGQCGKRFGQSSDLINHARTHTGEKPYKCSQCGRGFSGNSNLIKHTRIHTGEQPYRCTQCGESFRFQPQLVRHQKHHTE, from the exons ATGGACCAAGGAGACGAACAAGATCATGAGGCCTTGGAGGAGACACACGTGG GTGGTGAGGTAGGTCCCATTCCAGATCACCTTGCAAGCACAGATCTGCAGGACATGTTGGCGGCAGGGtccagaggaggagaggagcagttGGGGGACAGCTGTGGAAGTCCTCACGGTTCCTCAGAGGCTCAGCAAGGTgactgtgaggaggaggaggaggctgagctgcctTGCTCTGTTATCAGCCTGGTGACAAGACAGGAGAGAAGGGTGCCAGCAGCCTCACGGCGAGCCCCTCGTGCAGAGCAGCCCACCATCTGCTCCGAGTGTGGCAAGGGCTTCAGTCGGAGCATTCacctcatccagcaccagcgaatgcacaccggggagcgcccgtTCCTGTGTGGGGAGTGTGGCAAGGGCTTCAGCCAGAGCTCCCATCTCATCCAGCACCGGCGGGTCCACACGGGCCAGAAACCCTACACGTGTGCCGAGTGTGGGAAGAGCTTCAGCCAGAGCTCCAACCTGCTCAagcaccagcgcatccacaccgggctCAAACCCTACGTGTGCAGCGAGTGCGGGAAGATCTTCAGCGACAGCTCCACGTGCATCAAACACCAGCGTATGCACACGGGCGAGCGGCCCTACAAGTGCCCGGCCTGTGGGAAAAGCTTCAGCCAGCACTcccacctcctccagcaccagCGAGCCCACGACGGCATCCGGCCTTACGCCTGTGGGCAGTGTGGCAAACGTTTTGGGCAGAGCTCCGACCTCATTAACCACGCTCGTACCCACACTGGCGAGAAGCCTTACAAATGCAGCCAGTGCGGCCGGGGCTTCAGTGGCAACTCCAACCTCATCAAGCATAcccgcatccacactggggagcagcCGTACCGCTGCACCCAGTGTGGGGAAAGCTTTCGGTTCCAGCCCCAGCTGGTGCGCCACCAGAAGCACCATACAGAGTAG